The genome window TGCGCTCGCTCGAGGTCGATTTCGCCGGCGTCGAGTTTGGCCTCGACGTTGCGGGCGGCTTCGACCATGTTTGCCATCTTGCCGTAGGCGACCTCACGTGGGAGCAGTTTTACGCCGCAGTCAGGTGAGACGACGAGCTGTTCCGGCGGGACGATCTCGAGGCCCTTTTCGATGTTTTCTTCGATCTGCTCGACGGATTCGACGTCGGCGACGTGGACGTCCGTGACGCCGAGTGCGAGATCGGCCGTGAACTCGGGGTCTTTGAAGACGTCGAGTTGGTCGTAATCGCCGTTTGCGAGTTCGAGGTCGAACTCGTCGACGGGGAACTCGAGGATCTCGGGGTAGATCCGCGAGTAGTCGCCGTAACAGACGTGCAGGCCGATGCGGACCTCCTCGGGGATGTCGGCGACGATGTGTTCGAGTGCCTCGCCGACGATAGCGTGGTCGTCGGGCGTGGTCGCGAGCGCGGGTTCGTCGATCTGGATGTAGCGGGCACCGGCCTCGACGAGCTTTTCGATCTCCTCGTTGACGAGGTCTGCGAGGTCGAGTGTCAGGTCATCGTCGTCGTCGTAGGCTTCGTTGAACGACCAGTTGGCGAGCGTGTACGGGCCGGTGATCGGCACCTTGACCGGGCGGTCGGTCGCGCTCGCGGTGAACTCGTACTCGTCGACGAGCCAGGAGTCGGTGTACTCGACTTCCGAGACGACGGAGGGCTTATCGAAGTAGTTGTGTCCCCAGACCTTGACCGGGCCGTTGAACTCGTAGCCCTCGATTCGGTGGGCGAAGAACTCGACCATCTCGTTTCGGCGCATCTCGCCGTCGACGACGACGTCTAAGCCCGCACGCTCGTGTTCCTGCGTAATCAGACGGGCAGCGTCGTCTGTCGCCTCCTGGTAGTCGTCGGCGTCGAACGTGTGGTCGGGGTCCTCATAGAGTTCCTTTGCGCGGTTGAGCCACTTGGGTTTGGGGTAGCTGCCGACGACGGTCGACAGCAGGAAGTGCTCGTTCTCGTGGCCCTCAGGTCGGAACTGATCTTTGTTCTCGTTGCTCATGCGGCGGTCACCTCCGCGAGTTCCGCGGCTTCGGCGAGGACGGCGAGTTTCTCCTCGTGTTTAGCATAGGGTAGGTAGAACGTCTCCGTGTTCGTCGTGAGATAGACGGTCTCGAACTCCGAGACTGGCAGCTGGTCGAACACCCAGTCGACCCGGTCGCGGATCGCTTCGGGGTCCTCGACGAGCGTGTTCTGCCCGTCTGCGAGGCCGAGCGAGACGTCGTCGGTCGCGCCGTACTCCTGGATGTTGTAGAGGTTCTGGTCCTGGTCGGCGACGAAATCGAAGCCGACTGCCTCGACGTCGGCGTCGAGCAGGTGAGCGTAGACCTTCTCCTCGAGTGCCCCCCAGTAGGGCTGGACGATAACGTCGGCGTCCGTCGCGGCGGCGACCTGATCGATCGCCTCGCTTGCGCGTTCGTCGAGACCGTCGTCGGGCGCGTTCTCGACGAGCGAAGGCTCGAGCAAGAACAGCGTCTCGACGGCGGGGAACGCGTCGACCTCGCCGGCGAGGAAGTCGGCGATCGCAGCCAGGAAGTCGGCCTCGTCGCCGTACTGTTCGTCCGTCGCGAGGTCGGCGAGCGAGTACGGGCCGGGGAGAACGGCCTGCAGGCCGTCGTCGACGAGTTCGGCCGCGGCCTCGAGTTCGCCTGCGACGTCACCGGAGAAGTCGAGGTCGCCCTGGACGACGGGCTCGCGGTAGAAGTTGTTGTTGTCGTAGTAGCGGACGATACCGCGGGTCTCGACGGCGTCGTGGACGGCCAGCGGGTGGGCGATCATGTCGTCCCACCGTAGTTGTCCCTCGACGATTCGGTCGAGGCCAGCGTCTTGCTGGACGCCGATCAGTTCCTCGCGGGCCTCGTCGTAGACGGTGACGATCTCTTCGCGTTCGTCACCGCCGATGAGATCGTGTTTCTGGTGGCCTTTCAGATCCGAGAGGTCGTCTTTCGCCCAGTCCGGGAGCGGATAACACCCGGGCGTGGTCGAAACGTACTCAGTCATCGTAGGCCGGGCTAGGCTATACCGACGCTTAATATTTTCCATCCACTATGATGCATTCCAGTAATTTTTGCATGTTCCGAGTCGTCGCCTCACAGAGCCGGGGTGTTATCGTGCCAGCGCCCCCAGCGGTGGTATGCAAATCGACCACGTTCCCTTCGCGTACAGCGACCTCGAGGCGATTAGCGACGAGTTCACCCGACTAGGGCTCACACCCGAGTACGGTGGCGTCCATGGCAACGAGGTCACTCACATGTCCGTCCTCGGCTTCGGCGACCGATCGTACGTCGAACTCATCGCAGAACGTACCGAGGGTGATCACGACTTCTGGCCCGCACACATCCGGGCGGACGCTGGCCCGGCCGCGTGGTGCGTTCGCGTCCCGGACGTCGTCGAGACGTGCAAACGGATGCTCGAGCGTGGGGTCCCCGTTCGTGGACCGCTATCCGACTCGCGCGAGCGCGACGATGGGACACTTCTCGAGTGGGATCGCGCCGAGTTCGGAACCGAGGAGGACCGACTCCTCCTCCCGTTCGCCATCGCGGACCGGACACCGCTGTCAGCCCGCGTCGAACCAAGCGCGAGCGTCGCCGACGGTCCCCTGACCGGTATCGCACAGGTCGTCCTCGGAGTCCATGATCTCGAGGCCGCCATCGACCTGTTTCGTGACTGCTACCGGATTCCGACACCGATCCGTGGGACGGTCCCTGATTTCGGGACGGTCGCCGCCGTTCCCGGATTCCCCATCGCGTTCGCGACGCCCGCGTCGGGGAGTGACGGCTGGCTGGCCGGTCGCCTCGAGACATTCCCCGATGGGCCGTGTTCGTGTCTGCTCGCCACTGACGACCTCGGGGCTGCTCGAGAACGGTATCCGCTGGAGGACGCCATCGAGTGGCCCGATGGCCGGGTGGCGTTCTTCGAGTCGGAACTGCTCGGCAAACGACTTGGCGTGCTCGAGCAGGCCTGACACTGTCCGCTCGACCCTCTCAGGGCGAGGGAACCAGCTCGTACCGTTAAGGTAGTTGCGCTGAAACGTTTCGGTATGGCACTGTTTCCCGACTCGGTCCTCGAGGCCTTCGAGAACGTTGCCCTCGAGAACCCCGAGGAGTGTACGGCGAACCCATACATCGTCCCGGCGATCCGGGCGGAAGGTACCCTGTACGCGCTGGCGAGCGTCGTCGGCGGGCGCACGTATCGCTGGCTGCTGGGCATCGGAGGCGTCGCTGGCGTCGTCGTCGCGCTGTTTCCCGACCGCTACCTCGAGTTCGGCGCCGAAATCGCCTACGAAAACCCCGAAGCCGTCGACTGGAACGACGACTTCGTGACGGCGGTTCGCGTCCTCGGCGTCGTGCTTGTCCTCCTCGCGCTCAACGCAGCTCGGTCGGGCGGTAACGGCACCGATGAGGTATCCGCCACTCAGCGCGACGAACCGGCCGAGGGAGACGCGTAGCGTCGTCGATCACTCGAACAACTCGAGGACGGTCAGCGTCTCGAACGGAAACGACTCGTCGGCAACGGCGACGGCGCTGAATCCTGCCTCGCCGGCGCGTTCGGCGACCTCGTCGACGCCGGTGAGACTGCTTACGAGCAGGTAGACGACGCCGTCGGGGGCGAGGACGCGGCCG of Natrarchaeobaculum sulfurireducens contains these proteins:
- a CDS encoding VOC family protein; the protein is MQIDHVPFAYSDLEAISDEFTRLGLTPEYGGVHGNEVTHMSVLGFGDRSYVELIAERTEGDHDFWPAHIRADAGPAAWCVRVPDVVETCKRMLERGVPVRGPLSDSRERDDGTLLEWDRAEFGTEEDRLLLPFAIADRTPLSARVEPSASVADGPLTGIAQVVLGVHDLEAAIDLFRDCYRIPTPIRGTVPDFGTVAAVPGFPIAFATPASGSDGWLAGRLETFPDGPCSCLLATDDLGAARERYPLEDAIEWPDGRVAFFESELLGKRLGVLEQA
- a CDS encoding 5-methyltetrahydropteroyltriglutamate--homocysteine methyltransferase: MTEYVSTTPGCYPLPDWAKDDLSDLKGHQKHDLIGGDEREEIVTVYDEAREELIGVQQDAGLDRIVEGQLRWDDMIAHPLAVHDAVETRGIVRYYDNNNFYREPVVQGDLDFSGDVAGELEAAAELVDDGLQAVLPGPYSLADLATDEQYGDEADFLAAIADFLAGEVDAFPAVETLFLLEPSLVENAPDDGLDERASEAIDQVAAATDADVIVQPYWGALEEKVYAHLLDADVEAVGFDFVADQDQNLYNIQEYGATDDVSLGLADGQNTLVEDPEAIRDRVDWVFDQLPVSEFETVYLTTNTETFYLPYAKHEEKLAVLAEAAELAEVTAA
- a CDS encoding methionine synthase, translated to MSNENKDQFRPEGHENEHFLLSTVVGSYPKPKWLNRAKELYEDPDHTFDADDYQEATDDAARLITQEHERAGLDVVVDGEMRRNEMVEFFAHRIEGYEFNGPVKVWGHNYFDKPSVVSEVEYTDSWLVDEYEFTASATDRPVKVPITGPYTLANWSFNEAYDDDDDLTLDLADLVNEEIEKLVEAGARYIQIDEPALATTPDDHAIVGEALEHIVADIPEEVRIGLHVCYGDYSRIYPEILEFPVDEFDLELANGDYDQLDVFKDPEFTADLALGVTDVHVADVESVEQIEENIEKGLEIVPPEQLVVSPDCGVKLLPREVAYGKMANMVEAARNVEAKLDAGEIDLERAHAPADD